A genome region from Methanococcoides burtonii DSM 6242 includes the following:
- the purQ gene encoding phosphoribosylformylglycinamidine synthase subunit PurQ, which yields MTIAIIQFGGSNCDLDVLHVLEDVVGTEAELVWYKEHDLDKYDGVIIPGGFSYGDYLRAGAIASRTPIMDSIKKMADEGKPIMGICNGFQILTESGLLDGALTTNEYPKFRCEWTNLRVETNDSPFTSAFKKGEVIRIPIAHMEGNFYADEATLSNMEDNDLVAFRYVDNAKHVTDDVNPNGSQENIAGILSGNRNVMGLMPHPERASEEILGSNDGVRMFESMIEYISNR from the coding sequence ATGACTATCGCCATCATTCAATTTGGTGGAAGCAATTGCGATCTTGACGTTCTGCATGTACTGGAAGATGTTGTCGGAACAGAGGCAGAACTGGTCTGGTACAAGGAACACGATCTTGATAAGTACGATGGCGTTATTATCCCCGGAGGATTCTCCTACGGCGACTACCTGCGCGCAGGTGCTATCGCGTCACGAACACCGATTATGGACTCCATCAAGAAGATGGCAGACGAAGGGAAACCTATAATGGGAATTTGCAACGGTTTCCAGATACTCACTGAATCAGGTCTCTTGGATGGTGCACTTACCACCAACGAATACCCAAAGTTCAGATGTGAATGGACAAATTTGAGGGTCGAGACAAATGATTCACCTTTTACATCCGCATTCAAGAAAGGTGAGGTCATCCGCATACCCATAGCTCACATGGAAGGTAATTTCTACGCAGATGAAGCAACCCTTTCGAACATGGAAGACAATGATCTCGTCGCGTTCAGATATGTCGATAATGCGAAACATGTTACTGATGATGTAAACCCTAATGGTTCTCAGGAGAACATTGCAGGAATACTCAGTGGGAATAGAAATGTAATGGGACTTATGCCCCACCCTGAAAGAGCATCCGAAGAAATTCTCGGTTCCAATGACGGAGTCAGGATGTTCGAATCAATGATAGAGTATATTTCAAACAGGTGA
- the purS gene encoding phosphoribosylformylglycinamidine synthase subunit PurS produces MQYRAEVTIERKSGMLDPEGTTIKRALEHLGYHTNDIKTSKRYIIYLEGESPEMAKTKVDEMCQKLIANPMIHNYTIDLREA; encoded by the coding sequence ATGCAATACCGTGCAGAAGTAACCATAGAACGTAAATCAGGAATGCTGGATCCTGAAGGCACTACTATTAAAAGAGCACTTGAACATCTTGGCTACCACACAAATGATATCAAGACCTCAAAGAGATATATCATCTATCTCGAGGGAGAGTCTCCAGAAATGGCAAAGACCAAAGTTGATGAAATGTGCCAGAAACTTATTGCAAATCCGATGATCCATAATTATACGATCGACTTGAGGGAAGCTTAA
- a CDS encoding CDP-alcohol phosphatidyltransferase family protein, which translates to MFNELKNTIRTLVLPIAKKIPISPNVLTVMGLGISFLAAIEFAAGDLIMGAVLIMLSGIFDVLDGAVARSSGMMTPFGGVLDSVCDRYADAAIFAGIIYGSITGVIQTTTFFQAPLWLLCVIALIGSYMVSYTRARAEAAGSTAMNIGIAERSERLIILVLGALTYQIMIAVVLIAILTHITLLQRIWKAKQTL; encoded by the coding sequence ATTTTCAATGAACTGAAGAACACAATCAGAACACTTGTATTACCAATTGCAAAAAAGATTCCGATCTCACCAAACGTACTGACCGTGATGGGACTTGGTATTAGTTTTCTGGCAGCCATTGAATTTGCCGCAGGGGATCTGATAATGGGAGCTGTCCTTATAATGCTAAGCGGTATATTCGATGTCCTTGATGGAGCTGTTGCAAGATCGTCAGGAATGATGACACCTTTTGGAGGAGTTCTTGATTCAGTATGTGACAGATATGCTGATGCAGCCATCTTTGCCGGGATCATTTATGGTTCAATAACAGGCGTGATACAAACTACCACATTTTTTCAGGCACCATTGTGGTTATTATGTGTCATCGCACTTATCGGTTCTTACATGGTAAGCTACACGCGTGCTCGTGCCGAAGCTGCAGGTTCTACAGCAATGAACATTGGCATCGCAGAAAGGTCTGAGCGCCTGATCATACTAGTACTGGGAGCACTTACTTATCAGATAATGATCGCAGTAGTACTTATTGCAATACTCACACACATAACACTTCTGCAAAGGATATGGAAAGCTAAACAAACCTTATAA
- a CDS encoding ISNCY-like element ISMbu11 family transposase: MYQSMKYYYDVSDGICTRDSIANYLNTDNASICQFLYFLDIDDIASYVESSYYADKDWHFRYKVSSMIKLIVVKCYRNLSFEKTISTLTKEEAQLLSFEDNNGIMNLPSPATLHHFVIYRLGKTGLDEVMFKIGKNISKNTKIRDAKTDSTPLEASRYDKYADYNPHYNCKMDKAHITMIGTLPIYMTHTKGASHDSPELKKHIDALVEMGVDIDTYALDGGYDSFRNHADIWYKLNAKPVIAYSSDSKVQYEGMMERIDHWVNKMWKLGGSIHMKYEEKLHFLYENGREKQVGMHLRNKNIKDDGFDEDYSHRGECERVHNHIKWTVKFDIRGMKNGSKKLYSVMNFVAYQLLVATNLQNGVKETNSFANYV, encoded by the coding sequence ATGTACCAGTCCATGAAATATTATTACGATGTTTCGGACGGAATCTGTACCAGAGATTCAATTGCTAACTATCTGAACACAGATAATGCATCAATATGCCAATTTTTGTATTTCTTAGATATCGATGACATTGCTTCTTATGTTGAAAGTAGCTATTATGCCGATAAGGACTGGCACTTTCGGTATAAGGTTTCGTCAATGATAAAGCTCATCGTTGTGAAATGTTATAGAAACCTCTCATTTGAGAAAACAATATCGACCTTAACAAAAGAAGAAGCGCAGCTTCTTTCTTTTGAAGACAATAACGGCATTATGAATCTTCCATCCCCTGCAACACTGCATCATTTTGTAATATACAGACTTGGAAAAACTGGACTCGATGAAGTAATGTTCAAAATTGGAAAGAATATCTCCAAAAATACAAAGATTAGAGATGCGAAAACAGATTCAACTCCACTTGAAGCATCAAGATATGACAAGTATGCAGATTACAATCCGCATTATAATTGTAAGATGGACAAAGCTCACATCACCATGATTGGAACACTTCCAATCTACATGACTCATACAAAAGGTGCTTCTCACGATTCTCCTGAATTGAAGAAACATATTGATGCATTGGTAGAAATGGGAGTTGACATTGACACTTATGCATTGGATGGAGGTTATGATTCATTCAGGAATCATGCAGATATCTGGTATAAGTTGAATGCAAAACCAGTGATTGCATACTCTTCGGATTCTAAAGTTCAATACGAGGGAATGATGGAAAGAATTGATCACTGGGTTAACAAAATGTGGAAACTTGGTGGATCTATTCATATGAAATATGAAGAAAAACTTCATTTCCTCTATGAAAATGGAAGAGAAAAACAGGTAGGTATGCACTTGCGAAACAAGAATATCAAAGATGATGGATTCGATGAAGATTATTCGCACAGGGGTGAATGTGAACGAGTACACAATCATATTAAGTGGACTGTAAAGTTCGACATCAGAGGAATGAAAAATGGCAGTAAGAAACTGTATTCAGTTATGAATTTCGTTGCATATCAATTGCTTGTAGCTACAAATTTGCAAAATGGAGTTAAAGAAACTAACTCATTTGCAAATTATGTATGA